Proteins encoded by one window of Pseudorca crassidens isolate mPseCra1 chromosome 3, mPseCra1.hap1, whole genome shotgun sequence:
- the PNPLA6 gene encoding patatin-like phospholipase domain-containing protein 6 isoform X7, whose product MKKKLKMLNIAKKILRIQKEAPTLQRKEPPPAVLEADLTEGDLANSHLPSEVLYMLKNVRVLGHFEKPLFLELCRHMVFQRLSQGDYVFRPGQPDASIYVVQDGLLELCLPAPDGKECVVKEVVPGDSVNSLLSILDVITGHQHPQRTVSARAARDSTVLRLPVEAFSAVFTKYPESLVRVVQIIMVRLQRVTFLALHNYLGLTNELFSHEIQPLRLFPSPGLPARTSPVRGSKRIASTSASEEARETPGRPPDPTGAPLPATAGDPVKPTSLEAPSAPLLSRCISMPVDISGLQGGPRSDFDMAYERGRISVSLQEEASWGPQAALARTPTQEPREQPAGACEYSYCEDESATGGCPFGPYQGRQTSSIFEAAKRELAKLMRIEDPSLLNSRVLLHHTKAGTIIARQGDQDVSLHFVLWGCLHVYQRMIDKAEDVCLFVVQPGELVGQLAVLTGEPLIFTLRAQRDCTFLRISKSDFYEIMRAQPSVVLSAAQTVAARMSPFVRQMDFAIDWTAVEAGRALYRQGDRSDCTYIVLNGRLRSVIQRGNGKKELVGEYGRGDLIGVVEALTRQPRATTVHAVRDTELAKLPEGTLGHIKRRYPQVVTRLIHLLSQKILGNLQQLQGPFPAGSGLGVPPHSELTNPASNLATVAVLPVCAEVPMVAFMLELQHALQAIGPTLLLNSDIIRARLGASALDSIQEFRLSGWLAQQEDTHRIVLYQTDASLTPWTVRCLRQADCILIVGLGDQEPTLGQLEQMLENTAVRALKQLVLLHREEGPGPTRTVEWLNMRSWCSGHLHLRCPRRLFSRRSPAKLHELYEKVFSKRADRHSDFSRLARVLTGNTIALVLGGGGARGCSHIGVLKALEEAGVPVDLVGGTSIGSFIGALYAEERSASRTKQRAREWAKSMTSVLEPVLDLTYPVTSMFTGSAFNRSIHRVFQDKQIEDLWLPYFNVTTDITASAMRVHKDGSLWRYVRASMTLSGYLPPLCDPKDGHLLMDGGYINNLPADIARSMGAKTVIAIDVGSQDETDLSTYGDSLSGWWLLWKRLNPWADKIKVPDMAEIQSRLAYVSCVRQLEVVKSSSYCEYLRPPIDCFKTMDFGKFDQIYDVGYQYGKAVFGGWTRGDIIEKMLTDRRSADLNESRRADVLAFPSSGFTDLAEIVSRIEPPTSYVSVSDGCADGEESDCLTEYEEDVGPDCSRDEGGSPEGASPSTASEMEEGKPILRHRSCLPQDAPRSADA is encoded by the exons ATGAAGAAGAAActtaagatgctcaacattgctaagaA gaTCCTGCGCATCCAGAAAGAGGCGCCAACGCTGCAGCGGAAGGAGCCCCCGCCTGCGGTGCTGGAGGCTGACCTGACCGAGGGCGACCTGGCCAACTCCCACCTGCCCTCCGAGGTGCTCTACATGCTCAAGAACGTCCG GGTGCTGGGCCACTTTGAGAAGCCGCTCTTCCTGGAGCTGTGCCGGCACATGGTCTTCCAGCGGCTCAGCCAGGGTGACTACGTCTTCCGGCCAGGCCAGCCCGACGCCAGCATCTACGTGGTGCAGGATGGGCTGCTGGAGCTCTGTCTGCCGGCTCCT GATGGGAAGGAGTGTGTGGTGAAGGAAGTGGTTCCTGGGGACAGTGTCAACAGCCTTCTGAGCATCCTGGATGTCATCACC GGTCACCAGCACCCCCAGCGTACTGTGTCCGCTCGGGCGGCCCGAGACTCCACGGTGCTGCGGCTTCCAGTCGAGGCCTTCTCAGCCGTCTTCACCAAGTATCCCGAGAGCTTGGTGCGGGTAGTGCAG ATCATCATGGTGAGGCTGCAGCGGGTCACTTTCCTGGCGCTTCACAACTACCTGGGTCTGACCAACGAGCTCTTCAGCCAC gagaTCCAGCCCCTGCGCCTCTTCCCCAGCCCGGGCCTCCCAGCCCGCACCAGCCCTGTGCGTGGCTCCAAGCGGATAGCCAGCACCTCTGCTTCTGAGGAGGCGAGGGAGACGCCTGGCCGGCCGCCTGACCCCACCGGGGCCCCACTGCCTGCAACTGCAG GGGACCCAGTGAAGCCCACATCCCTGGAAGCCCCCTCGGCGCCCTTGCTGAGTCGCTGCATCTCGATGCCAGTGGACATCTCAG GCTTGCAGGGCGGCCCTCGCTCGGACTTCGACATGGCATATGAGCGGGGCCGGATCTCCGTGTCCCTGCAGGAAGAGGCCTCATGGGGGCCCCAGGCAGCCCTGGCTCGG ACCCCTACTCAGGAGCCCCGGGAGCAGCCAGCCGGCGCCTGTGAATACAGCTACTGTGAGGATGAGTCGGCCACTGGCGGGTGCCCCTTCGGGCCCTACCAGGGCCGCCAGACAAGCAGCATCTTTGAGGCGGCGAAGCGAGAGCTGGCCAAGCTGATGCGGATTGAG gaCCCCTCCCTTTTGAATAGCCGAGTCTTGCTGCACCACACCAAAGCCGGCACCATCATTGCCCGCCAGGGGGACCAG GATGTGAGCCTGCACTTCGTGCTCTGGGGCTGCCTGCACGTCTACCAGCGCATGATCGACAAGGCCGAAGACGTGTGCCTGTTCGTGGTGCAGCCCGGGGAGCTGGTGGGGCAGCTGGCCGTGCTTACCGGCGAGCCCCTCATCTTCACGCTGCGAGCCCAGCGTGATTGCACCTTCCTGCGGATCTCCAAGTCTGACTTCTATGA GATCATGCGTGCACAGCCCAGTGTAGTGCTGAGCGCCGCGCAGACCGTGGCCGCGAGGATGTCGCCCTTCGTGCGCCAGATGGACTTCGCCATCGACTGGACAGCGGTAGAGGCGGGACGCGCACTGTACAG gcagggcGACCGCTCCGACTGCACCTACATCGTGCTCAATGGGCGGCTGCGAAGTGTCATCCAGCGTGGCAATGGCAAGAAGGAGTTGGTGGGCGAGTACGGCCGCGGGGATCTCATAGGAGTG GTGGAGGCGCTGACCAGgcagccacgtgccacaacggtgcACGCGGTGCGCGACACAGAGCTGGCCAAACTCCCCGAGGGCACCCTGGGCCACATCAAACGTCGATACCCGCAG GTTGTCACCCGCCTCATCCACCTGCTGAGCCAGAAAATTCTGGGGAATTTGCAGCAGCTGCAAGGACCCTTCCCAG CAGGTTCGGGCCTAGGTGTTCCCCCTCACTCGGAGCTCACCAACCCAGCCAGCAACCTGGCAACGGTGGCAGTGCTGCCCGTGTGTGCCGAGGTGCCCATGGTGGCCTTCATGCTGGAGCTGCAGCATGCTTTGCAAGCCATTG GCCCCACACTTCTTCTCAACAGTGACATCATCCGGGCACGCCTGGGGGCCTCTGCACTGGAcag CATCCAAGAATTCCGGCTGTCAGGGTGGCTGGCCCAGCAGGAGGACACGCACCGCATCGTGCTCTACCAGACGGACGCATCGCTGACACCCTGGACCGTGCGCTGCCTGCGCCAGGCCGACTGCATCCTCATCGTGGGCCTTGGCGACCAGGAGCCCACGCTTGGCCAG CTGGAGCAGATGCTGGAGAACACGGCGGTGCGCGCCCTCAAGCAGCTGGTCCTGCTGCACCGCGAGGAGGGCCCGGGTCCCACGCGCACAGTGGAGTGGCTCAACATGCGCAGCTGGTGCTCGGGGCACCTGCATCTGCGCTGTCCGCGCCGCCTCTTCTCGCGCCGCAGCCCCGCCAAGCTG CACGAGCTCTACGAGAAGGTTTTCTCGAAGCGCGCTGACCGGCACAGCGACTTCTCCCGCCTGGCGCGGGTGCTCACAGGCAACACCATCGCCTTGGtgctgggcgggggcggggccag AGGCTGCTCACATATCGGAGTGCTGAAGGCATTAGAGGAGGCGGGGGTCCCTGTCGACCTGGTGGGCGGCACGTCCATCGGCTCCTTCATCGGGGCCCTGTACGCCGAGGAGCGGAGCGCCAGCCGCACTAAGCAGCGGGCCCGGGAGTGGGCCAAG AGCATGACTTCAGTTCTGGAGCCCGTGCTGGACCTCACCTACCCCGTCACTTCCATGTTCACGGGGTCGGCCTTCAACCGCAGCATCCACCGTGTCTTCCAGGACAAGCAGATCGAG GACCTGTGGCTGCCGTACTTCAACGTGACCACGGACATCACCGCCTCAGCCATGCGTGTCCACAAAGATG GCTCCCTGTGGCGATACGTGCGTGCCAGCATGACGCTCTCGGGATACCTGCCGCCActgtgtgaccccaaggatgGGCACCTCCTCATGGACGGCGGCTACATCAACAACCTACCAG CGGACATTGCTCGCAGCATGGGTGCCAAGACGGTCATTGCCATCGATGTGGGAAGCCAGGATGAGACGGACCTTAGCACCTACGGGgacagcctctctggctggtggcTGCTGTGGAAGCGGCTGAACCCCTGGGCAGACAAGATCAAGGTTCCAGACATGGCCGAGATCCAGTCTCGCCTGGCCTATGTGTCCTGCGTGCGGCAGCTGGAGGTCGTGAAGTCCAGCTCGTACTGCGAGTACCTGCGCCCACCCATCGACTGCTTCAAGACCATGGACTTCGGGAAGTTCGACCAGATCTAT GATGTGGGCTACCAGTACGGGAAGGCCGTGTTTGGGGGCTGGACCCGGGGCGACATCATTGAAAAGATGCTCACGGACCGACGGTCTGCAGACCTTAATGAGAGCCGCCGTGCAGAT GTGCTTGCCTTCCCCAGCTCCGGCTTCACCGACTTGGCGGAGATCGTGTCCAGGATCGAGCCCCCCACGAGCTACGTTTCTGTTTCCGACGGCTGCGCAGATG GGGAGGAGTCGGACTGCCTGACTGAGTACGAGGAGGACGTGGGGCCAGACTGCTCGCGGGACGAAGGGGGCTCTCCAGAGGGCGCGAGCCCCAGCACTGCCTCCGAGATG GAGGAGGGGAAGCCGATCCTCCGGCACCGGAGCTGTCTGCCGCAGGACGCCCCCAGATCTGCGGATGCCTGA
- the PNPLA6 gene encoding patatin-like phospholipase domain-containing protein 6 isoform X2: MEAPLQTGMVLGVMIGAGVAVLVTAVLILLLVRRLRVPKTPAPDGPRYRFRKRDKVLFYGRKIMRKVSQSTSSLVDTSVSTTSRPRMKKKLKMLNIAKKILRIQKEAPTLQRKEPPPAVLEADLTEGDLANSHLPSEVLYMLKNVRVLGHFEKPLFLELCRHMVFQRLSQGDYVFRPGQPDASIYVVQDGLLELCLPAPDGKECVVKEVVPGDSVNSLLSILDVITGHQHPQRTVSARAARDSTVLRLPVEAFSAVFTKYPESLVRVVQIIMVRLQRVTFLALHNYLGLTNELFSHEIQPLRLFPSPGLPARTSPVRGSKRIASTSASEEARETPGRPPDPTGAPLPATAGDPVKPTSLEAPSAPLLSRCISMPVDISGLQGGPRSDFDMAYERGRISVSLQEEASWGPQAALARTPTQEPREQPAGACEYSYCEDESATGGCPFGPYQGRQTSSIFEAAKRELAKLMRIEDPSLLNSRVLLHHTKAGTIIARQGDQDVSLHFVLWGCLHVYQRMIDKAEDVCLFVVQPGELVGQLAVLTGEPLIFTLRAQRDCTFLRISKSDFYEIMRAQPSVVLSAAQTVAARMSPFVRQMDFAIDWTAVEAGRALYRQGDRSDCTYIVLNGRLRSVIQRGNGKKELVGEYGRGDLIGVVEALTRQPRATTVHAVRDTELAKLPEGTLGHIKRRYPQVVTRLIHLLSQKILGNLQQLQGPFPAGSGLGVPPHSELTNPASNLATVAVLPVCAEVPMVAFMLELQHALQAIGPTLLLNSDIIRARLGASALDSIQEFRLSGWLAQQEDTHRIVLYQTDASLTPWTVRCLRQADCILIVGLGDQEPTLGQLEQMLENTAVRALKQLVLLHREEGPGPTRTVEWLNMRSWCSGHLHLRCPRRLFSRRSPAKLHELYEKVFSKRADRHSDFSRLARVLTGNTIALVLGGGGARGCSHIGVLKALEEAGVPVDLVGGTSIGSFIGALYAEERSASRTKQRAREWAKSMTSVLEPVLDLTYPVTSMFTGSAFNRSIHRVFQDKQIEDLWLPYFNVTTDITASAMRVHKDGSLWRYVRASMTLSGYLPPLCDPKDGHLLMDGGYINNLPADIARSMGAKTVIAIDVGSQDETDLSTYGDSLSGWWLLWKRLNPWADKIKVPDMAEIQSRLAYVSCVRQLEVVKSSSYCEYLRPPIDCFKTMDFGKFDQIYDVGYQYGKAVFGGWTRGDIIEKMLTDRRSADLNESRRADVLAFPSSGFTDLAEIVSRIEPPTSYVSVSDGCADGEESDCLTEYEEDVGPDCSRDEGGSPEGASPSTASEMEEGKPILRHRSCLPQDAPRSADA; this comes from the exons ATGGAGGCGCCGCTGCAAACCGGAATG GTGCTGGGCGTGATGATCGGGGCTGGAGTCGCGGTGCTGGTCACGGCCGTGCTCATCCTCCTGCTGGTGCGGAGGCTTCGAGTGCCGA AAACTCCAGCCCCGGATGGCCCGCGGTATCGATTCCGGAAGAGAGATAAAGTGCTTTTCTATGGCCGGAAGATTATGCGGAAG GTATCACAATCCACTTCTTCGCTGGTGGACACCTCCGTCTCCACCACTTCCCGGCCACGCATGAAGAAGAAActtaagatgctcaacattgctaagaA gaTCCTGCGCATCCAGAAAGAGGCGCCAACGCTGCAGCGGAAGGAGCCCCCGCCTGCGGTGCTGGAGGCTGACCTGACCGAGGGCGACCTGGCCAACTCCCACCTGCCCTCCGAGGTGCTCTACATGCTCAAGAACGTCCG GGTGCTGGGCCACTTTGAGAAGCCGCTCTTCCTGGAGCTGTGCCGGCACATGGTCTTCCAGCGGCTCAGCCAGGGTGACTACGTCTTCCGGCCAGGCCAGCCCGACGCCAGCATCTACGTGGTGCAGGATGGGCTGCTGGAGCTCTGTCTGCCGGCTCCT GATGGGAAGGAGTGTGTGGTGAAGGAAGTGGTTCCTGGGGACAGTGTCAACAGCCTTCTGAGCATCCTGGATGTCATCACC GGTCACCAGCACCCCCAGCGTACTGTGTCCGCTCGGGCGGCCCGAGACTCCACGGTGCTGCGGCTTCCAGTCGAGGCCTTCTCAGCCGTCTTCACCAAGTATCCCGAGAGCTTGGTGCGGGTAGTGCAG ATCATCATGGTGAGGCTGCAGCGGGTCACTTTCCTGGCGCTTCACAACTACCTGGGTCTGACCAACGAGCTCTTCAGCCAC gagaTCCAGCCCCTGCGCCTCTTCCCCAGCCCGGGCCTCCCAGCCCGCACCAGCCCTGTGCGTGGCTCCAAGCGGATAGCCAGCACCTCTGCTTCTGAGGAGGCGAGGGAGACGCCTGGCCGGCCGCCTGACCCCACCGGGGCCCCACTGCCTGCAACTGCAG GGGACCCAGTGAAGCCCACATCCCTGGAAGCCCCCTCGGCGCCCTTGCTGAGTCGCTGCATCTCGATGCCAGTGGACATCTCAG GCTTGCAGGGCGGCCCTCGCTCGGACTTCGACATGGCATATGAGCGGGGCCGGATCTCCGTGTCCCTGCAGGAAGAGGCCTCATGGGGGCCCCAGGCAGCCCTGGCTCGG ACCCCTACTCAGGAGCCCCGGGAGCAGCCAGCCGGCGCCTGTGAATACAGCTACTGTGAGGATGAGTCGGCCACTGGCGGGTGCCCCTTCGGGCCCTACCAGGGCCGCCAGACAAGCAGCATCTTTGAGGCGGCGAAGCGAGAGCTGGCCAAGCTGATGCGGATTGAG gaCCCCTCCCTTTTGAATAGCCGAGTCTTGCTGCACCACACCAAAGCCGGCACCATCATTGCCCGCCAGGGGGACCAG GATGTGAGCCTGCACTTCGTGCTCTGGGGCTGCCTGCACGTCTACCAGCGCATGATCGACAAGGCCGAAGACGTGTGCCTGTTCGTGGTGCAGCCCGGGGAGCTGGTGGGGCAGCTGGCCGTGCTTACCGGCGAGCCCCTCATCTTCACGCTGCGAGCCCAGCGTGATTGCACCTTCCTGCGGATCTCCAAGTCTGACTTCTATGA GATCATGCGTGCACAGCCCAGTGTAGTGCTGAGCGCCGCGCAGACCGTGGCCGCGAGGATGTCGCCCTTCGTGCGCCAGATGGACTTCGCCATCGACTGGACAGCGGTAGAGGCGGGACGCGCACTGTACAG gcagggcGACCGCTCCGACTGCACCTACATCGTGCTCAATGGGCGGCTGCGAAGTGTCATCCAGCGTGGCAATGGCAAGAAGGAGTTGGTGGGCGAGTACGGCCGCGGGGATCTCATAGGAGTG GTGGAGGCGCTGACCAGgcagccacgtgccacaacggtgcACGCGGTGCGCGACACAGAGCTGGCCAAACTCCCCGAGGGCACCCTGGGCCACATCAAACGTCGATACCCGCAG GTTGTCACCCGCCTCATCCACCTGCTGAGCCAGAAAATTCTGGGGAATTTGCAGCAGCTGCAAGGACCCTTCCCAG CAGGTTCGGGCCTAGGTGTTCCCCCTCACTCGGAGCTCACCAACCCAGCCAGCAACCTGGCAACGGTGGCAGTGCTGCCCGTGTGTGCCGAGGTGCCCATGGTGGCCTTCATGCTGGAGCTGCAGCATGCTTTGCAAGCCATTG GCCCCACACTTCTTCTCAACAGTGACATCATCCGGGCACGCCTGGGGGCCTCTGCACTGGAcag CATCCAAGAATTCCGGCTGTCAGGGTGGCTGGCCCAGCAGGAGGACACGCACCGCATCGTGCTCTACCAGACGGACGCATCGCTGACACCCTGGACCGTGCGCTGCCTGCGCCAGGCCGACTGCATCCTCATCGTGGGCCTTGGCGACCAGGAGCCCACGCTTGGCCAG CTGGAGCAGATGCTGGAGAACACGGCGGTGCGCGCCCTCAAGCAGCTGGTCCTGCTGCACCGCGAGGAGGGCCCGGGTCCCACGCGCACAGTGGAGTGGCTCAACATGCGCAGCTGGTGCTCGGGGCACCTGCATCTGCGCTGTCCGCGCCGCCTCTTCTCGCGCCGCAGCCCCGCCAAGCTG CACGAGCTCTACGAGAAGGTTTTCTCGAAGCGCGCTGACCGGCACAGCGACTTCTCCCGCCTGGCGCGGGTGCTCACAGGCAACACCATCGCCTTGGtgctgggcgggggcggggccag AGGCTGCTCACATATCGGAGTGCTGAAGGCATTAGAGGAGGCGGGGGTCCCTGTCGACCTGGTGGGCGGCACGTCCATCGGCTCCTTCATCGGGGCCCTGTACGCCGAGGAGCGGAGCGCCAGCCGCACTAAGCAGCGGGCCCGGGAGTGGGCCAAG AGCATGACTTCAGTTCTGGAGCCCGTGCTGGACCTCACCTACCCCGTCACTTCCATGTTCACGGGGTCGGCCTTCAACCGCAGCATCCACCGTGTCTTCCAGGACAAGCAGATCGAG GACCTGTGGCTGCCGTACTTCAACGTGACCACGGACATCACCGCCTCAGCCATGCGTGTCCACAAAGATG GCTCCCTGTGGCGATACGTGCGTGCCAGCATGACGCTCTCGGGATACCTGCCGCCActgtgtgaccccaaggatgGGCACCTCCTCATGGACGGCGGCTACATCAACAACCTACCAG CGGACATTGCTCGCAGCATGGGTGCCAAGACGGTCATTGCCATCGATGTGGGAAGCCAGGATGAGACGGACCTTAGCACCTACGGGgacagcctctctggctggtggcTGCTGTGGAAGCGGCTGAACCCCTGGGCAGACAAGATCAAGGTTCCAGACATGGCCGAGATCCAGTCTCGCCTGGCCTATGTGTCCTGCGTGCGGCAGCTGGAGGTCGTGAAGTCCAGCTCGTACTGCGAGTACCTGCGCCCACCCATCGACTGCTTCAAGACCATGGACTTCGGGAAGTTCGACCAGATCTAT GATGTGGGCTACCAGTACGGGAAGGCCGTGTTTGGGGGCTGGACCCGGGGCGACATCATTGAAAAGATGCTCACGGACCGACGGTCTGCAGACCTTAATGAGAGCCGCCGTGCAGAT GTGCTTGCCTTCCCCAGCTCCGGCTTCACCGACTTGGCGGAGATCGTGTCCAGGATCGAGCCCCCCACGAGCTACGTTTCTGTTTCCGACGGCTGCGCAGATG GGGAGGAGTCGGACTGCCTGACTGAGTACGAGGAGGACGTGGGGCCAGACTGCTCGCGGGACGAAGGGGGCTCTCCAGAGGGCGCGAGCCCCAGCACTGCCTCCGAGATG GAGGAGGGGAAGCCGATCCTCCGGCACCGGAGCTGTCTGCCGCAGGACGCCCCCAGATCTGCGGATGCCTGA